One window of Thermoplasmatales archaeon genomic DNA carries:
- a CDS encoding helix-turn-helix domain-containing protein has protein sequence MVNVTELTRRGSTCTDFLTCIYDLSTSDAYVFNVLKANGTMTLDQLSQKIQRNRSTVFKSLQRLVSVGLVYKTPKTLQAGGKYYEFHVNDPTVIKKRAEGVVLDIQSSMKKLLNNLEADLKN, from the coding sequence ATGGTAAACGTAACAGAATTAACCAGAAGAGGATCAACGTGCACGGATTTTCTTACGTGCATATACGACCTTTCGACTTCAGACGCGTATGTGTTTAATGTGCTTAAAGCGAATGGAACTATGACACTGGATCAGCTCTCCCAGAAGATTCAGCGTAACAGGAGCACTGTGTTCAAATCCCTGCAGAGGCTTGTAAGCGTAGGCCTGGTATACAAGACACCCAAGACGCTGCAGGCCGGGGGGAAGTATTATGAGTTCCACGTTAACGATCCGACTGTAATCAAAAAGAGGGCCGAAGGTGTGGTCCTGGATATTCAGAGTTCTATGAAGAAATTGCTCAACAATCTGGAAGCTGATCTGAAAAATTAA
- a CDS encoding SIS domain-containing protein, with amino-acid sequence MEMDYAALIKKYLGEFTDLKSVKPIGRRAIVTGSGDAFAAATVIEDASGGRFIAMDPETLLVSDSEIPIIIVSASGRTKEAINVARKFHGKNTLVSVTGNMDSEVSRLSDRTIAIPIESEKMSGVLSFLEMLDALFRLAGLHVEFEDVRSSEHFDHPCFVGSALNFGVAQFLSLKMAEVFGISSEYFRGGQFFHAPIFSMRKREVVFLSSLDHRLENYPVDVFGRIVTSGTNNPFSNTIWGLETIANTMVKNGRKTLYFLDDKEILDISSSAIYG; translated from the coding sequence ATGGAAATGGATTACGCGGCATTAATCAAAAAATATCTAGGTGAATTTACGGATCTAAAAAGCGTTAAACCCATTGGTCGAAGAGCGATCGTAACCGGAAGCGGTGATGCTTTTGCAGCCGCAACGGTTATCGAAGACGCATCAGGTGGCAGGTTTATCGCCATGGATCCAGAAACTCTCTTGGTGTCAGATTCAGAGATTCCGATAATAATTGTGTCGGCTTCTGGGAGAACCAAAGAGGCAATAAATGTTGCACGTAAATTCCACGGCAAAAACACGTTGGTTTCCGTTACTGGAAACATGGACTCTGAAGTATCGAGGTTGTCAGATCGTACTATAGCAATTCCGATAGAATCAGAAAAAATGAGTGGAGTGCTGTCCTTTCTTGAAATGCTCGACGCACTTTTCAGACTCGCGGGCTTGCATGTTGAATTTGAAGACGTGAGATCTTCGGAACACTTTGATCATCCATGTTTTGTTGGTTCTGCGTTAAATTTTGGAGTGGCTCAGTTTCTCTCGCTCAAAATGGCAGAGGTATTCGGTATCAGTTCTGAATACTTTAGAGGAGGGCAATTCTTCCATGCGCCAATATTCTCCATGAGAAAGAGAGAGGTAGTGTTTCTGTCGTCTTTGGATCATCGGCTGGAAAATTATCCAGTTGATGTTTTTGGCAGGATCGTGACCTCAGGTACAAATAATCCTTTTTCTAATACTATATGGGGGCTCGAAACAATAGCCAACACTATGGTAAAAAATGGGAGGAAAACCTTGTATTTTCTGGATGATAAGGAAATTCTTGATATAAGTTCATCCGCAATTTACGGCTGA